One genomic region from Rosa rugosa chromosome 1, drRosRugo1.1, whole genome shotgun sequence encodes:
- the LOC133725077 gene encoding jacalin-related lectin 3-like: MFITPTLSISCITCMRGEEGSSVNELSGRGGGKNNSSVRTSELYGGLTSGSPWDDGIYDGIREITLVYGQCIDSISVAYDKDGQFVKPGKHGGVGGGHLHKPLTTVEMKLEYPEEFLVGVSGYSCSVPGMAPEVLRSLKLESNRRSFGPFGVLVGNPFSFRVQDGEQIVGLKGRNGWYLDAIGFHISPAPKSKLFRRVQQSSIPSELYGGVAGGGPWDDGVYDGVREITLVYGQCIDSICVAYDINGKLVKTGKHGGYGGNHLHKNLSIVEIKLEYPSEFLVSVSGYSSSVPGMAPEVLRSLKFETNKRSYGPFGVEIGTPFTFRVKDGEKIVGLKGRNGWYLDAIGFHISYAHKRKRFRIVRKHLAKAYESLVQITKPLTNVECTLISL; encoded by the exons ATGTTCATCACCCCCACCCTCAGCATCTCTTGTATAACTTGCATGCGGGGAGAGGAAGGTTCTAGCGTTAATGAGCTTTCAGGCCGCGGTGGTGGGAAGAACAACAGCTCAGTACGGACGTCGGAACTCTACGGAGGGTTAACTAGTGGAAGTCCTTGGGATGATGGAATCTATGATGGCATCAGAGAAATCACTCTGGTTTATGGCCAGTGCATCGACTCCATAAGTGTGGCATATGATAAAGATGGTCAGTTTGTTAAACCCGGAAAGCATGGAGGTGTCGGGGGCGGTCACCTCCATAAGCCCCTAACTACTGTCGAG ATGAAACTGGAGTATCCAGAAGAGTTCCTAGTTGGCGTCAGTGGATACTCTTGTTCGGTACCCGGGATGGCACCAGAAGTGTTGCGATCACTCAAACTTGAGAGCAATAGAAGGTCATTTGGACCGTTTGGAGTTTTAGTAGGCAATCCCTTTAGTTTCAGAGTACAAGATGGAGAGCAAATTGTTGGCTTGAAGGGAAGAAATGGTTGGTACCTAGATGCAATTGGGTTTCATATATCCCCTGCTCCCAAGAGTAAACTCTTTCGGAGAGTTCAACAGAGCTCGATACCGTCGGAACTTTATGGAGGAGTGGCCGGCGGAGGTCCTTGGGATGATGGAGTCTACGATGGCGTAAGAGAAATAACACTTGTTTATGGCCAATGCATCGACTCCATATGTGTGGCATATGATATTAATGGTAAGCTTGTTAAAACCGGAAAGCATGGAGGTTATGGGGGCAATCACCTCCACAAAAACCTAAGTATCGTTGAG ATAAAGTTGGAATACCCAAGTGAGTTTCTAGTTAGTGTCAGTGGATACTCTTCTTCTGTACCCGGGATGGCACCAGAGGTGTTACGCTCACTCAAATTTGAGACCAACAAAAGGTCATATGGACCATTTGGAGTTGAAATAGGCACACCATTTACATTCAGAGTAAAAGATGGAGAGAAAATTGTTGGTTTGAAGGGAAGAAATGGTTGGTACCTAGATGCAATCGGGTTTCATATATCCTATGCTCACAAGAGAAAACGCTTTCGGATAGTTCGGAAGCATCTTGCCAAAGCTTATGAGTCCTTGGTTCAAATCACTAAACCTCTTACAAATGTTGAGTGCACATTAATAAGCTTGTGA
- the LOC133725076 gene encoding protein FAR1-RELATED SEQUENCE 6-like: MEVGSLNSEQVQDPDSNEIATDGDGVLTELDAENRVPEGKKEFVAPAIGMEFESYEDAYNYYNCYAKEVGFRVRVKNSWFKRNSKEKYGAVLCCSSQGFKRIKDVNRLRKETRTGCPAMLRMRLVDSKRWRVLEVALEHNHLLGTKIYKSMKKMGSGTKRKSQSSSDAEKRTIKLYRALVIDSGGNGPSNSNATEARNDIPNQLNLKKGDTQAIYNYLCRMQLTNPNFFYLMDINDDGRLRNVFWIDARSRAACGYFGDVIYIDNTYLANKFEIPLVALVGINHHGQAVLLGCALLAGETAESYIWLFKAWLTCVSGHSPQTIITDRCNVLQSAIAEVFPSCHHRFGLSLIIKKVPEKLGGSRNYDAIRKTLLKAVYESLKVIEFEAAWGFMIQHFGVSDHEWLRSLYEDRFRWAPVYLKETSFAGMSAAHPGETLSPFFDKYVHKQTPLKEFLDKYELALQKKHKEEALADIESRSSSPMLKTRCSFELQLSKVYTKDIFKKFQFEVEEMYSCFSTTQLHIDGPIVIFLVKERVVADGNRREIRDYEVLYNRTAGEVRCICSCFNFHGYLCRHALCVLNFNGVEEIPSKYILSRWKKDYKRLYIPDHGSNNVDVTDRMQWFSQLYRSALQIVEEGVISLDHYNVALQAFEESLKRVHEIEDKHEPENL; the protein is encoded by the coding sequence ATGGAAGTAGGTTCTCTTAACAGTGAGCAAGTACAGGACCCCGACAGCAATGAGATTGCAACTGACGGAGATGGTGTTTTGACAGAATTGGATGCTGAAAATCGTGTCCCAGAAGGAAAAAAGGAATTTGTTGCGCCTGCTATTGGAATGGAGTTTGAGTCGTATGAGGATGCTTATAATTATTACAATTGCTACGCTAAGGAAGTCGGGTTTCGGGTTAGAGTGAAGAATTCATGGTTTAAGAGGAACAGTAAAGAGAAGTATGGTGCTGTTCTTTGTTGCAGCAGTCAAGGTTTCAAAAGAATTAAAGATGTGAACCGTTTGAGAAAGGAAACAAGAACTGGCTGTCCTGCAATGTTAAGGATGAGGTTAGTGGACTCCAAAAGGTGGAGGGTACTTGAAGTTGCGCTTGAACATAACCACTTATTAGGTACAAAGATCTACAAATCGATGAAAAAGATGGGAAGTGGAACAAAGAGGAAGTCACAGTCAAGTTCAGATGCAGAAAAGCGAACAATTAAGCTGTACCGAGCACTTGTGATAGATTCAGGGGGTAATGGACCCTCGAATTCGAATGCAACAGAAGCCAGGAATGATATTCCCAATCAGTTGAACCTCAAAAAAGGTGACACACAAGCAATTTATAATTACCTTTGTCGTATGCAGTTGACAAATCCGAATTTCTTTTACTTGATGGACATCAATGACGATGGGCGTTTGAGAAATGTGTTTTGGATTGATGCTAGGTCGAGGGCAGCATGCGGTTATTTTGGTGATGTGATATATATTGACAACACATACTTGGCAAATAAATTTGAGATCCCACTTGTGGCGTTAGTGGGGATAAATCACCATGGTCAAGCAGTGTTGCTTGGTTGTGCTTTGCTTGCTGGGGAGACGGCAGAGTCTTATATTTGGTTGTTCAAAGCTTGGCTTACATGTGTGTCAGGACATTCTCCGCAAACAATTATTACTGACAGGTGCAATGTTTTGCAGAGTGCAATTGCTGAGGTGTTTCCTAGCTGTCATCATCGTTTTGGTTTGTCCCTGATCATTAAAAAAGTTCCAGAAAAGTTGGGTGGATCGCGCAATTATGATGCCATTAGGAAGACACTGCTTAAAGCAGTTTATGAAAGTCTGAAGGTGATTGAATTTGAAGCAGCATGGGGATTCATGATTCAGCATTTTGGAGTTAGTGATCATGAGTGGCTTCGATCTTTGTATGAGGACCGATTTAGGTGGGCTCCAGTTTACTTGAAAGAGACATCTTTTGCCGGAATGTCGGCTGCACATCCAGGTGAAACCTTGAGTCCATTTTTTGACAAATACGTACACAAGCAAACTCCACTGAAAGAATTTCTGGATAAGTATGAATTGGCTCTACAAAAGAAGCATAAGGAAGAAGCTCTTGCAGATATTGAGTCGAGAAGCTCAAGTCCCATGTTGAAAACCAGATGTTCTTTTGAGTTGCAGCTTTCAAAAGTTTACACAAAAGACATATTCAAAAAATTCCAATTTGAAGTGGAGGAGATGTATTCTTGTTTTAGCACTACACAGTTGCACATTGATGGACCAATTGTAATATTCTTGGTCAAGGAGCGTGTCGTGGCAGATGGGAATCGGCGAGAGATAAGAGATTATGAGGTTCTGTACAACAGAACAGCAGGTGAGGTTCGTTGTATCTGCAGTTGCTTTAACTTCCATGGGTATCTATGCCGGCATGCTTTGTGTGTCCTTAATTTTAATGGAGTGGAGGAGATCCCTTCCAAGTACATTCTGTCACGATGGAAAAAGGATTACAAGCGTTTATATATTCCAGATCATGGCTCCAATAATGTCGATGTTACTGACCGTATGCAGTGGTTCAGTCAGCTGTATAGAAGTGCCTTGCAAATTGTAGAGGAAGGTGTGATCTCTCTTGACCATTACAATGTAGCATTGCAAGCATTTGAAGAGTCTTTGAAAAGAGTTCACGAGATAGAAGACAAGCATGAGCCTGAAAACTTGTAA